From the genome of Lineus longissimus chromosome 8, tnLinLong1.2, whole genome shotgun sequence, one region includes:
- the LOC135492623 gene encoding ubiquitin-conjugating enzyme E2 T-like → MQKPALVARMKREVQIFQQSPPHGISCWTKGNHLTELEANIIGGEGTPYEGGIFKLEVNISDRYPFEPPKVKFVTPIYHPNIDNGGRICLDSLKMPPKGAWKPSLNISTILTQIQQLMAEPNPDDPLMADISNEFCYNKPLFLKTAAEWTKKHASQKDDKENETKPSPKETPIDTSIVSEGKRSFGCSSQESTAGKKMRT, encoded by the exons ATGCAGAAGCCCGCCCTAGTTGCTCGTATGAAGAGAGAAGTACAGATCTTCCAGCAATCACCACCACATGGTATATCATGTTGGACAAAAGGCAACCATCTCACTGAGCTGGAAGCAA ATATTATTGGCGGTGAGGGTACACCCTACGAGGGTGGGATCTTTAAGCTAGAAGTTAATATCTCAGACAG ATATCCATTTGAGCCTCCGAAAGTCAAGTTCGTAACTCCAATCTACCATCCAAACATCGACAACGGCGGAAGAATCTGCCTGGATAGTCTCAAGATGCCGCCAAAG GGTGCGTGGAAACCTTCACTCAATATCTCCACCATACTGACCCAGATCCAGCAACTGATGGCTGAGCCGAATCCTGATGATCCGCTCATGGCAGACATT TCCAATGAATTCTGCTACAACAAGCCACTCTTTCTGAAAACAGCTGCAGAATGGACGAAAAAGCATGCGTCACAGAAG GACGACAAAGAAAATGAGACAAAGCCATCACCTAAAGAAACACCAATTGATACGAGTATTGTTTCTGAGGGAAAGAGATCATTTGGCTGTTCATCTCAAGAAAGCACTGCAGGTAAGAAGATGAGGACTTGA